In the Salarias fasciatus chromosome 13, fSalaFa1.1, whole genome shotgun sequence genome, one interval contains:
- the LOC115399701 gene encoding carbonyl reductase [NADPH] 1-like isoform X1, which yields MSSRVAVVTGGNKGVGLAIVQALCKQFQGDVYLTARDVGRGQAAVESLSSQGLNAKFRQLDIDNLNSITAAAAFFKENYGGVDVLVNNAAILLKAGDPNPYSVQLDVTFKTNFYATRDMLTHFMPLVKAGGRVVNVSSGLSITGLKQCEPALQQRFRSEDITEDELVGLMQQFVDNAKKGQPKEEDTPLKAYNLSKTGVTVLSMILARRLSKERPNDGILLNACCPGWVRTDMTGPEATKSPEEGAITPVYLALLPPGATEPHGKLVSDKAVREW from the exons ATGTCTTCCAGGGTTGCAGTGGTAACAGGCGGCAACAAGGGTGTTGGCTTGGCCATCGTTCAAGCACTCTGCAAACAATTCCAGGGAGACGTCTACCTCACTGCCCGAGATGT AGGTCGTGGTCAGGCAGCCGTGGAGTCTCTGAGCTCACAGGGCCTAAATGCAAAGTTTCGCCAGCTCGACATCGACAACTTGAACAGCatcaccgccgccgctgctttCTTCAAGGAGAACTATGGAGGAGTGGACGTCCTCGTCAATAATGCTGCTATATTGCTGAAAG CTGGTGATCCGAATCCCTACAGCGTCCAGCTAGATGTGACTTTCAAGACAAACTTCTACGCCACCAGAGACATGTTGACTCACTTCATGCCGCTCGTCAAAGCTGGAG GTCGTGTGGTGAATGTCTCCAGTGGTCTCAGCATTACTGGTTTGAAGCAGTGCGAgccggctctgcagcagcgtttCCGCAGCGAGGACATCACCGAGGACGAGCTGGTGGGCCTGATGCAGCAGTTTGTGGACAACGCCAAGAAGGGACAGCCAAAGGAAGAAGATACTCCTCTGAAGGCGTACAACTTGTCCAAAACTGGAGTGACG gTCCTGTCCATGATCTTGGCTCGTCGCTTGTCCAAGGAGCGACCGAATGACGGG ATCTTGCTCAATGCCTGCTGTCCAGGATGGGTACGCACAGACATGACCGGACCAGAAGCCACCAAGTCGCCAGAAGAAGGCGCCATCACTCCGGTTTATCTGGCCCTGCTCCCTCCCGGAGCCACAGAGCCTCATGGGAAGCTTGTATCTGACAAAGCAGTTCGagagtggtaa
- the LOC115399701 gene encoding carbonyl reductase [NADPH] 1-like isoform X2: protein MCRGRGQAAVESLSSQGLNAKFRQLDIDNLNSITAAAAFFKENYGGVDVLVNNAAILLKAGDPNPYSVQLDVTFKTNFYATRDMLTHFMPLVKAGGRVVNVSSGLSITGLKQCEPALQQRFRSEDITEDELVGLMQQFVDNAKKGQPKEEDTPLKAYNLSKTGVTVLSMILARRLSKERPNDGILLNACCPGWVRTDMTGPEATKSPEEGAITPVYLALLPPGATEPHGKLVSDKAVREW, encoded by the exons ATGTGTAG AGGTCGTGGTCAGGCAGCCGTGGAGTCTCTGAGCTCACAGGGCCTAAATGCAAAGTTTCGCCAGCTCGACATCGACAACTTGAACAGCatcaccgccgccgctgctttCTTCAAGGAGAACTATGGAGGAGTGGACGTCCTCGTCAATAATGCTGCTATATTGCTGAAAG CTGGTGATCCGAATCCCTACAGCGTCCAGCTAGATGTGACTTTCAAGACAAACTTCTACGCCACCAGAGACATGTTGACTCACTTCATGCCGCTCGTCAAAGCTGGAG GTCGTGTGGTGAATGTCTCCAGTGGTCTCAGCATTACTGGTTTGAAGCAGTGCGAgccggctctgcagcagcgtttCCGCAGCGAGGACATCACCGAGGACGAGCTGGTGGGCCTGATGCAGCAGTTTGTGGACAACGCCAAGAAGGGACAGCCAAAGGAAGAAGATACTCCTCTGAAGGCGTACAACTTGTCCAAAACTGGAGTGACG gTCCTGTCCATGATCTTGGCTCGTCGCTTGTCCAAGGAGCGACCGAATGACGGG ATCTTGCTCAATGCCTGCTGTCCAGGATGGGTACGCACAGACATGACCGGACCAGAAGCCACCAAGTCGCCAGAAGAAGGCGCCATCACTCCGGTTTATCTGGCCCTGCTCCCTCCCGGAGCCACAGAGCCTCATGGGAAGCTTGTATCTGACAAAGCAGTTCGagagtggtaa